Proteins from a genomic interval of Arachis hypogaea cultivar Tifrunner chromosome 10, arahy.Tifrunner.gnm2.J5K5, whole genome shotgun sequence:
- the LOC112714688 gene encoding receptor-like serine/threonine-protein kinase SD1-8 isoform X1 produces MPVSLDCSAVLSFVNKLMNKSNSQKHSACSTLPSKLTTTITHYSLLSTNMRIFITHLNYLIIIVTSFFIIPSTSSDTLTGTQNLTTNQTLLSQNQSFVLGFFRGSNTNYYLGIWYNNINPQTIIWVANRDNPIDNSTGYLKIGENGNFVLLNSPGNPAWSSNQTSAKNPVLQLLDTGNLVLKDSSDKTNNNYLWQSFDYPTDTVIPGMKIGWNLDTGTEKHLTSWKIKGEDPSSGDYTLKIDYHGLPEAFLRRNQTIIFRTGPWNGERFSGVPEMKNNTGLDFNFSYDEHGVWYSFSVTNLSLLSRVIVTSDSDGKALQRYMLIQGSWNKFWYEPADECDYYRQCGPYGVCDKNASPICKCMQGFRPKNQEAWNMRDGSNGCVRNTVLNCSTDKFLHLENMKLPETSSVFMNKSMTLDECGSLCKRNCSCTAYANIDIRNGGSGCVMWLDQLIDMSVFATYGQDLFVRLAAADIGSTSSNKNHRVVLATGISLCALVLVLGLVAICYLKKKRKQKSRGDERNMDDLELPMFNFDTLMMATNNFSQDNKLGEGGFGSVYRGRLIEGQEIAVKRLSEDSRQGVTEFENEVKLMVKLQHRNLVRLLGCCIEKNEKILVYEYMENRGLDSILFDESKGLLLNWEKRFNIIYGIARGLLYLHQDSRFRIIHRDLKTSNILLDIKMNPKISDFGIARIFDNDQTQAKTVRVVGTYGYMSPEYIMGGNFSEKSDVFSFGVIILEIITGKKNRRFSNNNDELNLLENVWRHWHEGTILKLIDPSIGNLYTESEIVRCIHIGLLCVQECAEDRPTMSLVILLLRSEAPSMPNPKIPGFSAKKNYSETDLSSSKQDESWSVNQVTLTLLNAR; encoded by the exons ATGCCGGTCAGCTTAGATTGTTCTGCTGTTCTTAGCTTCGTGAACAAATTGATGAATAAGTCAAACAGTCAAAAGCACTCAGCTTGTTCGACATTACCCTCTAAACtcacaacaacaatcacacactATTCTTTACTTTCCACAAACATGAGAATCTTCATCACTCACCTTAACTACCTCATCATCATTGTTACTAGCTTCTTCATCATTCCATCAACCTCTTCGGATACTTTAACCGGAACACAAAACCTCACAACCAACCAAACGCTATTATCACAAAACCAATCCTTCGTGCTGGGCTTCTTCAGAGGTTCCAACACCAACTATTACCTCGGAATATGGTACAACAACATCAATCCTCAAACCATAATTTGGGTTGCAAACAGAGACAACCCCATTGACAACTCTACAGGCTATCTCAAGATCGGAGAAAACGGAAACTTTGTCCTTCTCAATTCACCCGGCAACCCCGCATGGTCCTCCAACCAAACCAGCGCCAAGAATCCAGTTCTCCAGCTCCTCGATACCGGTAACCTTGTTCTCAAAGATTCATCAGACAAGACCAATAATAACTACTTATGGCAGAGCTTTGATTACCCAACGGATACCGTGATACCGGGGATGAAGATCGGTTGGAATTTGGACACAGGAACGGAGAAGCATTTAACATCATGGAAGATCAAGGGTGAAGACCCTTCAAGCGGTGACTACACTTTGAAGATAGATTACCATGGTTTACCTGAGGCTTTCCTCAGGAGAAACCAAACTATAATATTCCGAACTGGTCCTTGGAATGGTGAGAGATTCAGTGGGGTCCCTGAGATGAAAAACAACACCGGTCTCGACTTCAATTTCTCTTATGATGAGCATGGCGTGTGGTACTCTTTTTCCGTTACAAACCTTTCCTTGTTGTCGAGGGTAATTGTGACATCTGATTCTGATGGCAAGGCGCTTCAACGCTACATGTTGATACAAGGAAGTTGGAACAAGTTCTGGTACGAACCAGCTGATGAATGCGATTACTATAGACAGTGTGGTCCATATGGAGTGTGTGACAAGAATGCTTCACCGATTTGCAAGTGTATGCAGGGGTTCAGGCCTAAGAACCAAGAAGCTTGGAACATGAGAGATGGATCTAATGGGTGTGTGAGGAACACGGTTTTGAATTGTTCGACTGACAAGTTCTTGCATCTTGAGAACATGAAGCTGCCGGAGACGAGCAGTGTGTTTATGAATAAGAGTATGACACTTGATGAATGTGGGAGTTTGTGTAAGAGGAATTGTTCATGCACTGCATATGCAAACATCGATATCAGAAATGGAGGAAGTGGCTGTGTCATGTGGCTTGATCAACTCATTGACATGAGTGTCTTCGCTACCTATGGCCAAGATCTCTTTGTCAGATTGGCAGCTGCTGATATAG GATCTACTAGCTCCAACAAGAATCATAGAGTAGTTCTGGCTACTGGTATCTCACTTTGTGCACTTGTTTTAGTTTTGGGATTGGTCGCTATTTGTTActtaaagaagaagagaaaacaaaaatcaagag GTGATGAAAGGAACATGGATGATCTGGAATTGCCAATGTTTAATTTTGATACCTTAATGATGGCTACAAACAATTTCTCTCAAGATAATAAACTTGGAGAAGGAGGCTTCGGTAGTGTTTATAGG GGCAGATTGATTGAAGGCCAAGAAATTGCTGTAAAAAGATTGTCAGAAGACTCTAGACAAGGAGTTACAGAGTTTGAAAATGAAGTCAAATTAATGGTCAAACTCCAACACCGAAATCTTGTTCGATTGCTTGGTTGCTGCATTGAGAAGAATGAGAAAATATTGGTGTATGAATATATGGAAAATAGAGGCCTTGATTCCATTTTATTCG ACGAATCAAAAGGTCTCTTGCTTAACTGGGAGAAACGTTTCAATATTATATATGGAATAGCAAGAGGACTTCTTTATTTGCATCAAGATTCAAGATTTCGAATTATTCATAGAGATCTCAAGACAAGTAATATATTACTAGATATTAAAATGAATCCAAAGATATCAGACTTTGGAATTGCTAGAATTTTTGATAACGATCAAACACAAGCAAAAACAGTAAGAGTTGTTGGAACATA tGGTTATATGTCTCCTGAATATATTATGGGTGGAAACTTCTCAGAAAAATCTGATGTTTTTAGCTTTGGAGTtataatattagaaattataactggaaagaagaatagaaggtttTCCAATAATAATGATGAACTGAATCTCTTGGAAAAT GTATGGAGACACTGGCATGAAGGAACTATATTGAAATTAATTGATCCATCCATTGGAAATTTATATACAGAATCTGAAATTGTAAGATGCATACATATTGGACTCTTATGTGTTCAAGAATGTGCAGAAGAtagaccaacaatgtccttagtGATCTTATTGTTGAGAAGTGAAGCCCCATCAATGCCAAATCCTAAAATTCCTGGATTTtcagcaaaaaaaaattattcagagACTGATTTATCTTCAAGTAAGCAAGATGAATCATGGAGTGTGAATCAAGTCACACTCACATTATTAAATGCTAGGTAG
- the LOC112714688 gene encoding receptor-like serine/threonine-protein kinase SD1-8 isoform X5 has protein sequence MPVSLDCSAVLSFVNKLMNKSNSQKHSACSTLPSKLTTTITHYSLLSTNMRIFITHLNYLIIIVTSFFIIPSTSSDTLTGTQNLTTNQTLLSQNQSFVLGFFRGSNTNYYLGIWYNNINPQTIIWVANRDNPIDNSTGYLKIGENGNFVLLNSPGNPAWSSNQTSAKNPVLQLLDTGNLVLKDSSDKTNNNYLWQSFDYPTDTVIPGMKIGWNLDTGTEKHLTSWKIKGEDPSSGDYTLKIDYHGLPEAFLRRNQTIIFRTGPWNGERFSGVPEMKNNTGLDFNFSYDEHGVWYSFSVTNLSLLSRVIVTSDSDGKALQRYMLIQGSWNKFWYEPADECDYYRQCGPYGVCDKNASPICKCMQGFRPKNQEAWNMRDGSNGCVRNTVLNCSTDKFLHLENMKLPETSSVFMNKSMTLDECGSLCKRNCSCTAYANIDIRNGGSGCVMWLDQLIDMSVFATYGQDLFVRLAAADIGSTSSNKNHRVVLATGISLCALVLVLGLVAICYLKKKRKQKSRGDERNMDDLELPMFNFDTLMMATNNFSQDNKLGEGGFGSVYRGRLIEGQEIAVKRLSEDSRQGVTEFENEVKLMVKLQHRNLVRLLGCCIEKNEKILVYEYMENRGLDSILFDESKGLLLNWEKRFNIIYGIARGLLYLHQDSRFRIIHRDLKTSNILLDIKMNPKISDFGIARIFDNDQTQAKTVRVVGT, from the exons ATGCCGGTCAGCTTAGATTGTTCTGCTGTTCTTAGCTTCGTGAACAAATTGATGAATAAGTCAAACAGTCAAAAGCACTCAGCTTGTTCGACATTACCCTCTAAACtcacaacaacaatcacacactATTCTTTACTTTCCACAAACATGAGAATCTTCATCACTCACCTTAACTACCTCATCATCATTGTTACTAGCTTCTTCATCATTCCATCAACCTCTTCGGATACTTTAACCGGAACACAAAACCTCACAACCAACCAAACGCTATTATCACAAAACCAATCCTTCGTGCTGGGCTTCTTCAGAGGTTCCAACACCAACTATTACCTCGGAATATGGTACAACAACATCAATCCTCAAACCATAATTTGGGTTGCAAACAGAGACAACCCCATTGACAACTCTACAGGCTATCTCAAGATCGGAGAAAACGGAAACTTTGTCCTTCTCAATTCACCCGGCAACCCCGCATGGTCCTCCAACCAAACCAGCGCCAAGAATCCAGTTCTCCAGCTCCTCGATACCGGTAACCTTGTTCTCAAAGATTCATCAGACAAGACCAATAATAACTACTTATGGCAGAGCTTTGATTACCCAACGGATACCGTGATACCGGGGATGAAGATCGGTTGGAATTTGGACACAGGAACGGAGAAGCATTTAACATCATGGAAGATCAAGGGTGAAGACCCTTCAAGCGGTGACTACACTTTGAAGATAGATTACCATGGTTTACCTGAGGCTTTCCTCAGGAGAAACCAAACTATAATATTCCGAACTGGTCCTTGGAATGGTGAGAGATTCAGTGGGGTCCCTGAGATGAAAAACAACACCGGTCTCGACTTCAATTTCTCTTATGATGAGCATGGCGTGTGGTACTCTTTTTCCGTTACAAACCTTTCCTTGTTGTCGAGGGTAATTGTGACATCTGATTCTGATGGCAAGGCGCTTCAACGCTACATGTTGATACAAGGAAGTTGGAACAAGTTCTGGTACGAACCAGCTGATGAATGCGATTACTATAGACAGTGTGGTCCATATGGAGTGTGTGACAAGAATGCTTCACCGATTTGCAAGTGTATGCAGGGGTTCAGGCCTAAGAACCAAGAAGCTTGGAACATGAGAGATGGATCTAATGGGTGTGTGAGGAACACGGTTTTGAATTGTTCGACTGACAAGTTCTTGCATCTTGAGAACATGAAGCTGCCGGAGACGAGCAGTGTGTTTATGAATAAGAGTATGACACTTGATGAATGTGGGAGTTTGTGTAAGAGGAATTGTTCATGCACTGCATATGCAAACATCGATATCAGAAATGGAGGAAGTGGCTGTGTCATGTGGCTTGATCAACTCATTGACATGAGTGTCTTCGCTACCTATGGCCAAGATCTCTTTGTCAGATTGGCAGCTGCTGATATAG GATCTACTAGCTCCAACAAGAATCATAGAGTAGTTCTGGCTACTGGTATCTCACTTTGTGCACTTGTTTTAGTTTTGGGATTGGTCGCTATTTGTTActtaaagaagaagagaaaacaaaaatcaagag GTGATGAAAGGAACATGGATGATCTGGAATTGCCAATGTTTAATTTTGATACCTTAATGATGGCTACAAACAATTTCTCTCAAGATAATAAACTTGGAGAAGGAGGCTTCGGTAGTGTTTATAGG GGCAGATTGATTGAAGGCCAAGAAATTGCTGTAAAAAGATTGTCAGAAGACTCTAGACAAGGAGTTACAGAGTTTGAAAATGAAGTCAAATTAATGGTCAAACTCCAACACCGAAATCTTGTTCGATTGCTTGGTTGCTGCATTGAGAAGAATGAGAAAATATTGGTGTATGAATATATGGAAAATAGAGGCCTTGATTCCATTTTATTCG ACGAATCAAAAGGTCTCTTGCTTAACTGGGAGAAACGTTTCAATATTATATATGGAATAGCAAGAGGACTTCTTTATTTGCATCAAGATTCAAGATTTCGAATTATTCATAGAGATCTCAAGACAAGTAATATATTACTAGATATTAAAATGAATCCAAAGATATCAGACTTTGGAATTGCTAGAATTTTTGATAACGATCAAACACAAGCAAAAACAGTAAGAGTTGTTGGAACATA G
- the LOC112714688 gene encoding receptor-like serine/threonine-protein kinase SD1-8 isoform X3: MPVSLDCSAVLSFVNKLMNKSNSQKHSACSTLPSKLTTTITHYSLLSTNMRIFITHLNYLIIIVTSFFIIPSTSSDTLTGTQNLTTNQTLLSQNQSFVLGFFRGSNTNYYLGIWYNNINPQTIIWVANRDNPIDNSTGYLKIGENGNFVLLNSPGNPAWSSNQTSAKNPVLQLLDTGNLVLKDSSDKTNNNYLWQSFDYPTDTVIPGMKIGWNLDTGTEKHLTSWKIKGEDPSSGDYTLKIDYHGLPEAFLRRNQTIIFRTGPWNGERFSGVPEMKNNTGLDFNFSYDEHGVWYSFSVTNLSLLSRVIVTSDSDGKALQRYMLIQGSWNKFWYEPADECDYYRQCGPYGVCDKNASPICKCMQGFRPKNQEAWNMRDGSNGCVRNTVLNCSTDKFLHLENMKLPETSSVFMNKSMTLDECGSLCKRNCSCTAYANIDIRNGGSGCVMWLDQLIDMSVFATYGQDLFVRLAAADIGDERNMDDLELPMFNFDTLMMATNNFSQDNKLGEGGFGSVYRGRLIEGQEIAVKRLSEDSRQGVTEFENEVKLMVKLQHRNLVRLLGCCIEKNEKILVYEYMENRGLDSILFDESKGLLLNWEKRFNIIYGIARGLLYLHQDSRFRIIHRDLKTSNILLDIKMNPKISDFGIARIFDNDQTQAKTVRVVGTYGYMSPEYIMGGNFSEKSDVFSFGVIILEIITGKKNRRFSNNNDELNLLENVWRHWHEGTILKLIDPSIGNLYTESEIVRCIHIGLLCVQECAEDRPTMSLVILLLRSEAPSMPNPKIPGFSAKKNYSETDLSSSKQDESWSVNQVTLTLLNAR; this comes from the exons ATGCCGGTCAGCTTAGATTGTTCTGCTGTTCTTAGCTTCGTGAACAAATTGATGAATAAGTCAAACAGTCAAAAGCACTCAGCTTGTTCGACATTACCCTCTAAACtcacaacaacaatcacacactATTCTTTACTTTCCACAAACATGAGAATCTTCATCACTCACCTTAACTACCTCATCATCATTGTTACTAGCTTCTTCATCATTCCATCAACCTCTTCGGATACTTTAACCGGAACACAAAACCTCACAACCAACCAAACGCTATTATCACAAAACCAATCCTTCGTGCTGGGCTTCTTCAGAGGTTCCAACACCAACTATTACCTCGGAATATGGTACAACAACATCAATCCTCAAACCATAATTTGGGTTGCAAACAGAGACAACCCCATTGACAACTCTACAGGCTATCTCAAGATCGGAGAAAACGGAAACTTTGTCCTTCTCAATTCACCCGGCAACCCCGCATGGTCCTCCAACCAAACCAGCGCCAAGAATCCAGTTCTCCAGCTCCTCGATACCGGTAACCTTGTTCTCAAAGATTCATCAGACAAGACCAATAATAACTACTTATGGCAGAGCTTTGATTACCCAACGGATACCGTGATACCGGGGATGAAGATCGGTTGGAATTTGGACACAGGAACGGAGAAGCATTTAACATCATGGAAGATCAAGGGTGAAGACCCTTCAAGCGGTGACTACACTTTGAAGATAGATTACCATGGTTTACCTGAGGCTTTCCTCAGGAGAAACCAAACTATAATATTCCGAACTGGTCCTTGGAATGGTGAGAGATTCAGTGGGGTCCCTGAGATGAAAAACAACACCGGTCTCGACTTCAATTTCTCTTATGATGAGCATGGCGTGTGGTACTCTTTTTCCGTTACAAACCTTTCCTTGTTGTCGAGGGTAATTGTGACATCTGATTCTGATGGCAAGGCGCTTCAACGCTACATGTTGATACAAGGAAGTTGGAACAAGTTCTGGTACGAACCAGCTGATGAATGCGATTACTATAGACAGTGTGGTCCATATGGAGTGTGTGACAAGAATGCTTCACCGATTTGCAAGTGTATGCAGGGGTTCAGGCCTAAGAACCAAGAAGCTTGGAACATGAGAGATGGATCTAATGGGTGTGTGAGGAACACGGTTTTGAATTGTTCGACTGACAAGTTCTTGCATCTTGAGAACATGAAGCTGCCGGAGACGAGCAGTGTGTTTATGAATAAGAGTATGACACTTGATGAATGTGGGAGTTTGTGTAAGAGGAATTGTTCATGCACTGCATATGCAAACATCGATATCAGAAATGGAGGAAGTGGCTGTGTCATGTGGCTTGATCAACTCATTGACATGAGTGTCTTCGCTACCTATGGCCAAGATCTCTTTGTCAGATTGGCAGCTGCTGATATAG GTGATGAAAGGAACATGGATGATCTGGAATTGCCAATGTTTAATTTTGATACCTTAATGATGGCTACAAACAATTTCTCTCAAGATAATAAACTTGGAGAAGGAGGCTTCGGTAGTGTTTATAGG GGCAGATTGATTGAAGGCCAAGAAATTGCTGTAAAAAGATTGTCAGAAGACTCTAGACAAGGAGTTACAGAGTTTGAAAATGAAGTCAAATTAATGGTCAAACTCCAACACCGAAATCTTGTTCGATTGCTTGGTTGCTGCATTGAGAAGAATGAGAAAATATTGGTGTATGAATATATGGAAAATAGAGGCCTTGATTCCATTTTATTCG ACGAATCAAAAGGTCTCTTGCTTAACTGGGAGAAACGTTTCAATATTATATATGGAATAGCAAGAGGACTTCTTTATTTGCATCAAGATTCAAGATTTCGAATTATTCATAGAGATCTCAAGACAAGTAATATATTACTAGATATTAAAATGAATCCAAAGATATCAGACTTTGGAATTGCTAGAATTTTTGATAACGATCAAACACAAGCAAAAACAGTAAGAGTTGTTGGAACATA tGGTTATATGTCTCCTGAATATATTATGGGTGGAAACTTCTCAGAAAAATCTGATGTTTTTAGCTTTGGAGTtataatattagaaattataactggaaagaagaatagaaggtttTCCAATAATAATGATGAACTGAATCTCTTGGAAAAT GTATGGAGACACTGGCATGAAGGAACTATATTGAAATTAATTGATCCATCCATTGGAAATTTATATACAGAATCTGAAATTGTAAGATGCATACATATTGGACTCTTATGTGTTCAAGAATGTGCAGAAGAtagaccaacaatgtccttagtGATCTTATTGTTGAGAAGTGAAGCCCCATCAATGCCAAATCCTAAAATTCCTGGATTTtcagcaaaaaaaaattattcagagACTGATTTATCTTCAAGTAAGCAAGATGAATCATGGAGTGTGAATCAAGTCACACTCACATTATTAAATGCTAGGTAG
- the LOC112714688 gene encoding receptor-like serine/threonine-protein kinase SD1-8 isoform X2 gives MMLLLVLSRCCCEFRFCGFDKLSFFIIPSTSSDTLTGTQNLTTNQTLLSQNQSFVLGFFRGSNTNYYLGIWYNNINPQTIIWVANRDNPIDNSTGYLKIGENGNFVLLNSPGNPAWSSNQTSAKNPVLQLLDTGNLVLKDSSDKTNNNYLWQSFDYPTDTVIPGMKIGWNLDTGTEKHLTSWKIKGEDPSSGDYTLKIDYHGLPEAFLRRNQTIIFRTGPWNGERFSGVPEMKNNTGLDFNFSYDEHGVWYSFSVTNLSLLSRVIVTSDSDGKALQRYMLIQGSWNKFWYEPADECDYYRQCGPYGVCDKNASPICKCMQGFRPKNQEAWNMRDGSNGCVRNTVLNCSTDKFLHLENMKLPETSSVFMNKSMTLDECGSLCKRNCSCTAYANIDIRNGGSGCVMWLDQLIDMSVFATYGQDLFVRLAAADIGSTSSNKNHRVVLATGISLCALVLVLGLVAICYLKKKRKQKSRGDERNMDDLELPMFNFDTLMMATNNFSQDNKLGEGGFGSVYRGRLIEGQEIAVKRLSEDSRQGVTEFENEVKLMVKLQHRNLVRLLGCCIEKNEKILVYEYMENRGLDSILFDESKGLLLNWEKRFNIIYGIARGLLYLHQDSRFRIIHRDLKTSNILLDIKMNPKISDFGIARIFDNDQTQAKTVRVVGTYGYMSPEYIMGGNFSEKSDVFSFGVIILEIITGKKNRRFSNNNDELNLLENVWRHWHEGTILKLIDPSIGNLYTESEIVRCIHIGLLCVQECAEDRPTMSLVILLLRSEAPSMPNPKIPGFSAKKNYSETDLSSSKQDESWSVNQVTLTLLNAR, from the exons CTTCTTCATCATTCCATCAACCTCTTCGGATACTTTAACCGGAACACAAAACCTCACAACCAACCAAACGCTATTATCACAAAACCAATCCTTCGTGCTGGGCTTCTTCAGAGGTTCCAACACCAACTATTACCTCGGAATATGGTACAACAACATCAATCCTCAAACCATAATTTGGGTTGCAAACAGAGACAACCCCATTGACAACTCTACAGGCTATCTCAAGATCGGAGAAAACGGAAACTTTGTCCTTCTCAATTCACCCGGCAACCCCGCATGGTCCTCCAACCAAACCAGCGCCAAGAATCCAGTTCTCCAGCTCCTCGATACCGGTAACCTTGTTCTCAAAGATTCATCAGACAAGACCAATAATAACTACTTATGGCAGAGCTTTGATTACCCAACGGATACCGTGATACCGGGGATGAAGATCGGTTGGAATTTGGACACAGGAACGGAGAAGCATTTAACATCATGGAAGATCAAGGGTGAAGACCCTTCAAGCGGTGACTACACTTTGAAGATAGATTACCATGGTTTACCTGAGGCTTTCCTCAGGAGAAACCAAACTATAATATTCCGAACTGGTCCTTGGAATGGTGAGAGATTCAGTGGGGTCCCTGAGATGAAAAACAACACCGGTCTCGACTTCAATTTCTCTTATGATGAGCATGGCGTGTGGTACTCTTTTTCCGTTACAAACCTTTCCTTGTTGTCGAGGGTAATTGTGACATCTGATTCTGATGGCAAGGCGCTTCAACGCTACATGTTGATACAAGGAAGTTGGAACAAGTTCTGGTACGAACCAGCTGATGAATGCGATTACTATAGACAGTGTGGTCCATATGGAGTGTGTGACAAGAATGCTTCACCGATTTGCAAGTGTATGCAGGGGTTCAGGCCTAAGAACCAAGAAGCTTGGAACATGAGAGATGGATCTAATGGGTGTGTGAGGAACACGGTTTTGAATTGTTCGACTGACAAGTTCTTGCATCTTGAGAACATGAAGCTGCCGGAGACGAGCAGTGTGTTTATGAATAAGAGTATGACACTTGATGAATGTGGGAGTTTGTGTAAGAGGAATTGTTCATGCACTGCATATGCAAACATCGATATCAGAAATGGAGGAAGTGGCTGTGTCATGTGGCTTGATCAACTCATTGACATGAGTGTCTTCGCTACCTATGGCCAAGATCTCTTTGTCAGATTGGCAGCTGCTGATATAG GATCTACTAGCTCCAACAAGAATCATAGAGTAGTTCTGGCTACTGGTATCTCACTTTGTGCACTTGTTTTAGTTTTGGGATTGGTCGCTATTTGTTActtaaagaagaagagaaaacaaaaatcaagag GTGATGAAAGGAACATGGATGATCTGGAATTGCCAATGTTTAATTTTGATACCTTAATGATGGCTACAAACAATTTCTCTCAAGATAATAAACTTGGAGAAGGAGGCTTCGGTAGTGTTTATAGG GGCAGATTGATTGAAGGCCAAGAAATTGCTGTAAAAAGATTGTCAGAAGACTCTAGACAAGGAGTTACAGAGTTTGAAAATGAAGTCAAATTAATGGTCAAACTCCAACACCGAAATCTTGTTCGATTGCTTGGTTGCTGCATTGAGAAGAATGAGAAAATATTGGTGTATGAATATATGGAAAATAGAGGCCTTGATTCCATTTTATTCG ACGAATCAAAAGGTCTCTTGCTTAACTGGGAGAAACGTTTCAATATTATATATGGAATAGCAAGAGGACTTCTTTATTTGCATCAAGATTCAAGATTTCGAATTATTCATAGAGATCTCAAGACAAGTAATATATTACTAGATATTAAAATGAATCCAAAGATATCAGACTTTGGAATTGCTAGAATTTTTGATAACGATCAAACACAAGCAAAAACAGTAAGAGTTGTTGGAACATA tGGTTATATGTCTCCTGAATATATTATGGGTGGAAACTTCTCAGAAAAATCTGATGTTTTTAGCTTTGGAGTtataatattagaaattataactggaaagaagaatagaaggtttTCCAATAATAATGATGAACTGAATCTCTTGGAAAAT GTATGGAGACACTGGCATGAAGGAACTATATTGAAATTAATTGATCCATCCATTGGAAATTTATATACAGAATCTGAAATTGTAAGATGCATACATATTGGACTCTTATGTGTTCAAGAATGTGCAGAAGAtagaccaacaatgtccttagtGATCTTATTGTTGAGAAGTGAAGCCCCATCAATGCCAAATCCTAAAATTCCTGGATTTtcagcaaaaaaaaattattcagagACTGATTTATCTTCAAGTAAGCAAGATGAATCATGGAGTGTGAATCAAGTCACACTCACATTATTAAATGCTAGGTAG